In Paeniglutamicibacter kerguelensis, one genomic interval encodes:
- a CDS encoding acyltransferase family protein, whose protein sequence is MALPDSGTALIDVPRQNGALTQPAAQTPRAPRLALLDGLRFLAAVLVLLYHYTAWRHEFWGTPMAKDAWPELSKFTLYGNMGVQLFFIISGFVILLSAYGKSASRFVGSRVGRLYPAYWVAVLATGFLVIVMWPKLGEGRGIKELLANLTMFHPMMGMRHIDGVYWTLWIELRFYLVILALILLRLLTIRGVTVFAVVWPLLGLGAELLGNGNATYLLMAEYAPLFAGGMMLFMIYRFGHNLQRWSILLLNVALSAYFTGLKAPVEAMELVGYHVAPWTYWLIVAGLFACVAALSLTPLRNVQWNFLALAGALTYPVYLLHQVWGWWLIDHLNPTLGKYLTLPIVMGIVFTAAYLVHRFVERPLAKPLAAATTKGLEFLGARGKKLLSPVLQRR, encoded by the coding sequence ATGGCTTTGCCGGATTCCGGAACAGCGCTCATTGACGTCCCGCGCCAAAACGGCGCCTTGACGCAACCTGCTGCCCAGACACCGCGTGCGCCGAGACTGGCATTGCTGGACGGCCTTCGATTCCTTGCCGCGGTCCTGGTCCTGCTCTACCACTACACCGCGTGGCGCCATGAATTTTGGGGAACCCCGATGGCCAAGGACGCCTGGCCCGAGCTTTCAAAGTTCACCCTCTACGGCAACATGGGTGTGCAGCTCTTCTTCATCATCTCTGGATTCGTCATCCTGCTCTCGGCCTACGGGAAGAGTGCGAGCAGGTTCGTTGGTTCACGCGTGGGCAGGCTCTACCCGGCCTATTGGGTCGCCGTGCTTGCCACCGGCTTCCTGGTGATCGTCATGTGGCCGAAGTTGGGCGAGGGGCGAGGCATTAAGGAATTGCTGGCAAACCTCACCATGTTCCACCCGATGATGGGCATGCGGCATATCGACGGCGTCTACTGGACGCTTTGGATCGAGTTGCGATTCTACTTGGTCATCCTGGCGTTGATCCTGCTGCGCCTGCTGACGATTCGCGGGGTGACCGTCTTTGCGGTGGTCTGGCCGCTCCTGGGCCTTGGCGCCGAACTCTTGGGAAATGGAAACGCCACCTACCTGTTGATGGCCGAATACGCCCCGCTCTTTGCCGGCGGCATGATGTTGTTCATGATTTACCGCTTCGGACACAACCTGCAACGCTGGAGCATACTGCTGCTCAATGTCGCGCTGTCCGCCTACTTCACGGGGCTGAAAGCGCCGGTGGAAGCCATGGAGCTGGTTGGCTATCACGTCGCGCCGTGGACCTACTGGCTAATCGTCGCGGGGCTGTTCGCATGCGTTGCTGCCCTGAGCCTGACGCCGCTACGCAACGTCCAATGGAATTTCCTGGCATTGGCGGGGGCGCTGACCTACCCTGTGTACCTCTTGCATCAGGTGTGGGGCTGGTGGCTGATCGACCACCTCAATCCCACGTTGGGCAAGTACCTGACATTGCCGATTGTCATGGGCATCGTGTTCACGGCCGCGTACCTGGTGCACCGCTTTGTCGAGCGCCCGTTGGCCAAGCCGCTGGCAGCAGCCACGACAAAAGGACTTGAATTCCTGGGGGCGCGCGGAAAGAAGTTGCTTAGCCCGGTGCTTCAGCGTCGCTGA